A stretch of Gasterosteus aculeatus chromosome 4, fGasAcu3.hap1.1, whole genome shotgun sequence DNA encodes these proteins:
- the lum gene encoding lumican isoform X1, with translation MSLFLHPLSPSFPVFFSRDLQFFKNSLFLTTTKRVPQASAVLLCVGSGEVMFPLRAAILAVLVSVALCQDDYDYRPPSMLGPSGPNCDPECDCPIHFPTAMYCDSRKLKFVPTVPTGIKYLYLQNNQIEEIKAGAFDNVTGGLRWLVLDNNQITNAKIQKGTIDKLTVLEKLFFSHNNLTEPVIPPSKSLDELKMMHNQISKFPAGLLSDKENLTSIHLQHNQLSTEAIGGAFKGLKSLVSLDVSHNKLKKLPAGVPSSLEILYADYNDIDGIGAGYLNKLTTLRYLRIAHNKLVDSGIPAGVFNVTSLVELDLSFNKLQSIPEINEQLQQLYLQANEINKFELTSFCKLVTTVNFSHLKHLRLDANQITYSSMPPEYSNCLRHASEIIFE, from the exons atgtctctctttctccaccccctctctccttctttccctgTGTTTTTCTCCAGAGACCTCCAGTTTTTCAAGAACTCACTGTTCTTAACTACTACTAAGAGAGTACCACAG GCCTCCGCCGTCCTTCTGTGTGTTGGCTCTGGAGAAGTTATGTTCCCTCTGCGTGCAGCCATCTTGGCTGTATTGGTCAGCGTGGCCCTGTGCCAGGATGACTATGACTACCGTCCTCCTTCCATGCTAGGACCTTCAGGGCCCAACTGTGATCCAGAATGCGATTGCCCGATCCATTTCCCCACCGCCATGTATTGTGACAGCCGCAAACTCAAGTTCGTCCCCACGGTCCCAACAGGGATCAAGTACCTGTACCTCCAAAACAACCAGATAGAAGAGATCAAAGCAGGGGCCTTTGATAATGTCACTGGTGGACTCCGCTGGCTGGTACTTGACAACAACCAGATTACCAATGCCAAGATACAAAAGGGCACAATCGACAAGCTCACCGTCCTGGAGAAGCTATTCTTCAGCCACAACAACCTGACAGAGCCAGTCATCCCTCCCTCAAAGTCTCTTGATGAGCTGAAGATGATGCATAACCAGATATCCAAGTTCCCCGCTGGACTCTTGTCCGACAAGGAGAACTTAacttccattcaccttcagcaCAATCAGCTAAGTACCGAGGCCATCGGGGGGGCATTCAAAGGGTTGAAGAGCCTGGTGTCTCTAGACGTGAGCCACAACAAGCTGAAAAAGCTGCCAGCCGGAGTCCCAAGTTCGCTGGAAATCCTCTACGCCGACTACAACGACATCGACGGTATCGGTGCAGGATACCTGAACAAGCTGACCACGCTGCGGTACCTGAGGATCGCCCACAACAAGCTGGTGGACTCGGGAATCCCTGCTGGGGTGTTCAATGTGACATCGCTGGTGGAGTTGGACCTGTCGTTCAACAAACTTCAGTCCATCCCAGAGATCAACGAGCAACTGCAGCAACTCTATCTGCAAGCCAACGAGATCAACA AGTTTGAACTGACAAGTTTCTGCAAGCTCGTCACAACTGTCAACTTTTCCCACCTGAAGCATCTGCGTCTGG
- the lum gene encoding lumican isoform X2 has translation MFPLRAAILAVLVSVALCQDDYDYRPPSMLGPSGPNCDPECDCPIHFPTAMYCDSRKLKFVPTVPTGIKYLYLQNNQIEEIKAGAFDNVTGGLRWLVLDNNQITNAKIQKGTIDKLTVLEKLFFSHNNLTEPVIPPSKSLDELKMMHNQISKFPAGLLSDKENLTSIHLQHNQLSTEAIGGAFKGLKSLVSLDVSHNKLKKLPAGVPSSLEILYADYNDIDGIGAGYLNKLTTLRYLRIAHNKLVDSGIPAGVFNVTSLVELDLSFNKLQSIPEINEQLQQLYLQANEINKFELTSFCKLVTTVNFSHLKHLRLDANQITYSSMPPEYSNCLRHASEIIFE, from the exons ATGTTCCCTCTGCGTGCAGCCATCTTGGCTGTATTGGTCAGCGTGGCCCTGTGCCAGGATGACTATGACTACCGTCCTCCTTCCATGCTAGGACCTTCAGGGCCCAACTGTGATCCAGAATGCGATTGCCCGATCCATTTCCCCACCGCCATGTATTGTGACAGCCGCAAACTCAAGTTCGTCCCCACGGTCCCAACAGGGATCAAGTACCTGTACCTCCAAAACAACCAGATAGAAGAGATCAAAGCAGGGGCCTTTGATAATGTCACTGGTGGACTCCGCTGGCTGGTACTTGACAACAACCAGATTACCAATGCCAAGATACAAAAGGGCACAATCGACAAGCTCACCGTCCTGGAGAAGCTATTCTTCAGCCACAACAACCTGACAGAGCCAGTCATCCCTCCCTCAAAGTCTCTTGATGAGCTGAAGATGATGCATAACCAGATATCCAAGTTCCCCGCTGGACTCTTGTCCGACAAGGAGAACTTAacttccattcaccttcagcaCAATCAGCTAAGTACCGAGGCCATCGGGGGGGCATTCAAAGGGTTGAAGAGCCTGGTGTCTCTAGACGTGAGCCACAACAAGCTGAAAAAGCTGCCAGCCGGAGTCCCAAGTTCGCTGGAAATCCTCTACGCCGACTACAACGACATCGACGGTATCGGTGCAGGATACCTGAACAAGCTGACCACGCTGCGGTACCTGAGGATCGCCCACAACAAGCTGGTGGACTCGGGAATCCCTGCTGGGGTGTTCAATGTGACATCGCTGGTGGAGTTGGACCTGTCGTTCAACAAACTTCAGTCCATCCCAGAGATCAACGAGCAACTGCAGCAACTCTATCTGCAAGCCAACGAGATCAACA AGTTTGAACTGACAAGTTTCTGCAAGCTCGTCACAACTGTCAACTTTTCCCACCTGAAGCATCTGCGTCTGG